In Spinacia oleracea cultivar Varoflay chromosome 5, BTI_SOV_V1, whole genome shotgun sequence, a single window of DNA contains:
- the LOC110782118 gene encoding uncharacterized protein: MEVKKKQLKPERQPLKTLNHISWKEKLKESCYRRVKENRTRLLWNSRSPLHQSSTQKEFLKSAFEDIVSDELNKIKNQHSDASEVQTSLSGDDDILWEYDSHRTDDKAECEEILLEMQRIFYEDISLELSQKEAERSVVLEDEEDEYLAFAVNQHMQLNDGKEWKEQTWCPICKKGELQENLYLVYCNLCQFTLNRGDQVNLSLLKDRLAEAHEEHLDRGCRSKPEFCIETVFDLTALYIQCQHCDTFEIVI, from the exons ATGGAGGTTAAAAAGAAGCAATTGAAGCCAGAAAGACAACCCCTCAAAACCCTTAATCATATTTCATGGAAAGAAAAG TTGAAGGAGAGCTGTTATCGGAGGGTAAAGGAAAACCGAACCCGCCTTCTATGGAATTCTAGATCACCTCTTCATCAATCCTCCACCCAAAAG GAATTCCTCAAGTCTGCTTTCGAGGATATAGTGTCTGACGAGTTGAATAAGATAAAGAACCAGCATTCTGATGCTTCAGAAGTTCAAACTTCGTTATCTGGAGATGATGACATTTTGTGGGAATATGATAGTCACCGTACGGATGATAAAGCTGAATGTGAAGAGATATTGCTAGAAATGCAAAGGATCTTCTATGAGGATATCAGTTTGGAGTTGAGTCAAAAAG AAGCAGAGAGATCTGTTGTTTTGGAGGATGAAGAAGATGAGTACTTGGCATTTGCAGTTAATCAGCATATGCAGTTGAATGATGGAAAG GAATGGAAAGAGCAAACCTGGTGCCCAATCTGCAAGAAAGGAGAATTACAAGAGAATCTCTATCTTGTTTATTGCAACCTTTGTCAGTTTACGCTCAACAGGGGAGATCAG GTTAATTTGAGCTTGTTGAAGGATCGGCTAGCAGAAGCTCATGAAGAACATCTTGATAGAGGTTGCAGATCAAAACCCGAGTTCTGTATCGAGACTGTATTTGATCTGACCGCGCTGTACATTCAATGTCAGCATTGTGATACATTTGAGATTGTAATATAA
- the LOC110782875 gene encoding uncharacterized protein isoform X1, with protein MALSPVGVSRISLFKAASLDFSGSNRVSSGCALTPSSSDVTRLVVLKSAAPRKHIACSAVQESSTPTVSAEAKEEKAAAAKPAAAAKPKAAAKAPPKKLPEMMEEDIIPALRSTLEAQDDITDLELAFQDTTLEGSFMQNGIPYSFWAFFPDGELTGPKGFALSSYGSEVSTVEPFLIDEKKISAKLVVFWVEKRLAAQGIIPVWEKI; from the exons ATGGCATTATCACCTGTTGGAGTTTCAAG GATATCTTTGTTTAAAGCTGCTTCTTTGGACTTTAGTGGAAGTAACAGGGTTTCAAGTGGTTGTGCTTTAACTCCTTCTTCATCTGATGTTACCCGG CTTGTGGTTCTCAAATCAGCTGCTCCGCGTAAACACATTGCCTGCTCAGCTGTTCAAGAATCATCAACTCCTACTG TTTCTGCAGAGGCAAAGGAAGAAAAGGCAGCAGCAGCAAaaccagcagcagcagcaaagcCAAAAGCTGCAGCAAAAGCTCCACCTAAAAAATTGCCTGAAATGATGGAAGAAGATATTATCCCTGCACTAAGATCAACTCTTGAAGCTCAAGATGATATAACAGATCTCGAGCTTGCCTTTCAGGATACTACG TTGGAAggttcattcatgcaaaatggAATACCCTACTCATTTTGGGCCTTTTTCCCTGATGGAGAACTTACAG GTCCAAAGGGATTTGCGCTTTCCTCTTATGGCTCGGAAGTAAGCACAGTGGAACCATTTCTTATTGACGAGAAGAAAATCTCTGCAAAACTTGTGGTGTTTTGGGTTGAGAAACGATTGGCAGCTCAAGGGATCATTCCTGTGTGGGAAAAAATTTAA
- the LOC110782864 gene encoding adenine DNA glycosylase, translating to MSKTPITRTLRNGTNSSTKPSEITPTKRKRAAKPKISSKNKGESGGIEDIEDLLKFNEEEIAEIRGSLLEWYDKNKRDLPWRRLKDDDDGGERKAYGVWVSEVMLQQTRVATVIDYFNRWMLKWPSLYHLSLASLEEVNEMWAGLGYYRRARYLLEGAKKVIEEGGSFPRTVSSLRKVPGIGDYTSGAIASIAFNEAVPVVDGNVVRVLARLKAIYANPKDSVTVKKFWSLAGQLVDPYRPGEFNQALMELGATLCTPTSPSCSECPVSVQCQALTLSRQGGLVTDYPLKVVKAKQRNEFSAVCFLEISESQNLVEDTQKTRRYLLVKRPNEGLLAGLWEFPSVLLGQESEITIRRKEIDKFLKASFNLDAKKTFKVISREEVGEYVHIFSHIRLKMYVEYLIIHLKGGSKLLQSAPDEGSMIWKCADSKELSSMGLTSGVKKVYTMVQQFKENSLTAAPTQDTKQTKSKNSLTAATQDTKQTRQRKKR from the exons ATGTCCAAAACCCCCATCACCAGAACCCTAAGAAATGGCACCAATTCCTCAACAAAACCCTCTGAAATCACCCCCACCAAGAGAAAACGAGCCGCCAAACCGAAGATTTCTTCTAAAAATAAAGGGGAAAGTGGGGGAATTGAAGATATAGAGGATTTGTTGAAGTTCAATGAGGAGGAAATTGCAGAAATTAGGGGTTCTTTGTTGGAATGGTATGATAAAAATAAGAGGGATTTGCCTTGGAGGAGATTGAAAGACGATGatgatggaggagagagaaaggcatATGGGGTTTGGGTTTCGGAAGTGATGCTGCAACAAACTAGGGTTGCTACTGTCATTGATTATTTTAATCGTTGGATGCTCAAATGGCCCTCACTTTACCATCTTTCTCTTGCTTCTCTTGAG GAGGTGAATGAAATGTGGGCAGGCTTGGGATATTATCGAAGAGCAAGGTATTTGTTAGAG GGGGCAAAAAAGGTTATTGAAGAAGGAGGCAGTTTTCCCAGAACAGTCTCTTCTCTAAGGAAGGTCCCTGGCATTGGAGATTATACATCGGGTGCCATTGCCTCTATTGCATTCAATGAG GCTGTGCCTGTTGTAGATGGCAATGTGGTCCGGGTACTTGCTAGACTGAAGGCTATATATGCTAATCCAAAGGACTCGGTGACTGTAAAGAAATTTTG GAGTTTAGCAGGCCAACTAGTGGATCCGTACAGACCTGGAGAATTCAACCAGGCACTTATGGAGCTTGGTGCAACCCTATGCACACCAACAAGCCCAAGCTGTTCTGAATGTCCGGTTTCAGTTCAATGTCAAGCATTAACACTATCTCGGCAGGGTGGTTTAGTTACCGATTATCCATTGAAAGTTGTAAAGGCTAAACAGAGAAATGAATTTTCTGCTGTATGTTTTTTAGAGATATCAGAATCCCAGAATTTGGTAGAAGATACCCAGAAAACGAGACGCTACCTTCTTGTAAAGAGGCCTAATGAAGGTTTGCTAGCTGGCCTTTGGGAGTTTCCATCTGTACTACTGGGACAGGAATCTGAAATAACAATTAGAAGGAAAGAAATTGATAAATTCTTAAAAGCATCATTCAATCTTGATGCAAAGAAAACCTTCAAAGTGATTTCGAGAGAGGAAGTTGGAGAGTACGTCCATATCTTCTCTCATATACGACTGAAGATGTATGTTGAATACTTGATCATACATCTAAAAG GTGGGTCAAAACTCTTGCAAAGTGCGCCTGATGAAGGAAGTATGATCTGGAAATGTGCTGACAGCAAAGAGCTTTCGAGCATGGGTCTGACATCTGGTGTCAAGAAG GTTTACACCATGGTTCAGCAGTTCAAAGAAAACAGCTTGACTGCTGCCCCAACTCAAGATACTAAACAAACAAAATCGAAAAACAGCTTAACTGCTGCAACTCAAGATACTAAACAAACAAGACAAAGAAAGAAAAGATGA
- the LOC110782875 gene encoding uncharacterized protein isoform X2, translated as MALSPVGVSRISLFKAASLDFSGSNRVSSGCALTPSSSDVTRLVVLKSAAPRKHIACSAVQESSTPTEAKEEKAAAAKPAAAAKPKAAAKAPPKKLPEMMEEDIIPALRSTLEAQDDITDLELAFQDTTLEGSFMQNGIPYSFWAFFPDGELTGPKGFALSSYGSEVSTVEPFLIDEKKISAKLVVFWVEKRLAAQGIIPVWEKI; from the exons ATGGCATTATCACCTGTTGGAGTTTCAAG GATATCTTTGTTTAAAGCTGCTTCTTTGGACTTTAGTGGAAGTAACAGGGTTTCAAGTGGTTGTGCTTTAACTCCTTCTTCATCTGATGTTACCCGG CTTGTGGTTCTCAAATCAGCTGCTCCGCGTAAACACATTGCCTGCTCAGCTGTTCAAGAATCATCAACTCCTACTG AGGCAAAGGAAGAAAAGGCAGCAGCAGCAAaaccagcagcagcagcaaagcCAAAAGCTGCAGCAAAAGCTCCACCTAAAAAATTGCCTGAAATGATGGAAGAAGATATTATCCCTGCACTAAGATCAACTCTTGAAGCTCAAGATGATATAACAGATCTCGAGCTTGCCTTTCAGGATACTACG TTGGAAggttcattcatgcaaaatggAATACCCTACTCATTTTGGGCCTTTTTCCCTGATGGAGAACTTACAG GTCCAAAGGGATTTGCGCTTTCCTCTTATGGCTCGGAAGTAAGCACAGTGGAACCATTTCTTATTGACGAGAAGAAAATCTCTGCAAAACTTGTGGTGTTTTGGGTTGAGAAACGATTGGCAGCTCAAGGGATCATTCCTGTGTGGGAAAAAATTTAA